Within the Acuticoccus sediminis genome, the region GATCCTGGTGGGCCGGCCCAGCGTGGGATGCGCCGTGGTGACCCTCAACCGCCCGGGCCAGCGCAACGCGATGACCTTCGACATGTGGCACGAGCTGGCCGACATCTACGACCAGTTCAGCGAGGACGACCAGTTGCGCAGCATCGTCCTCACCGGCGCGGGCGGCTATTTCTGCGCCGGCGCCGACATCAAGGAGTTCGGCACCGTGCGCGCGACGGCCGAGGGGGCGAAGGAATATGCCCGCCGGGTCGACCGCTGCACCGAAGCCATCGCCGAATGCCCGAAGGCGACGTTCGCGGCCGTCTCCGGCCCGGCCTACGGCGGCGGGTGCGGCCTCGCGGTGGCCTGCGACTTCCGGATCGCCGACGCGACCGCGGTGTTCGCGATCCCGGCGGCGCGGCTCTCCATCGTCTACGGCATCGAGGAGACGCGCGCGCTCTACGAGGCCGTCGGGCTGACGGCGGCGAAGGACATGCTGTTCTCCGGCCGGCCGCGCGACGCGCAGGCCGCGCTCGCGATGGGGCTCGTCAGCGAGGTGAGCGAGGACGACGCGCTGACGGCCGCTCTGCGGCGGGCCGAGGCGCTGGAGGCGTCGGCGCCGCTCTC harbors:
- a CDS encoding enoyl-CoA hydratase/isomerase family protein; this translates as MASTGEEISDILDDQDAPILVGRPSVGCAVVTLNRPGQRNAMTFDMWHELADIYDQFSEDDQLRSIVLTGAGGYFCAGADIKEFGTVRATAEGAKEYARRVDRCTEAIAECPKATFAAVSGPAYGGGCGLAVACDFRIADATAVFAIPAARLSIVYGIEETRALYEAVGLTAAKDMLFSGRPRDAQAALAMGLVSEVSEDDALTAALRRAEALEASAPLSIAGTKLVLEALTKGETAERAERIAEATLRAVNSEDYIEGRSAFIEKRAPRFRGH